A single genomic interval of Lathyrus oleraceus cultivar Zhongwan6 chromosome 7, CAAS_Psat_ZW6_1.0, whole genome shotgun sequence harbors:
- the LOC127102716 gene encoding REF/SRPP-like protein At1g67360, which produces MTNWTFDLEAPEPNDGNPGNGTYEVEEELDRGMHQPPQEHAAETSSRGQRRSERRPASMENIYAEMLRHNQIMEDRQTEMMQAFVDEATHKFNEHAPTIVKKLTNKTKTLIRKVTYEALKAVNVAQFEGPREFVEYVATESKNLLLINSMKLWDGLNQFPSFHAATKMVIPTSAHWSKKYNHIIKAMDEKVYKFVGDLPLIHIDDISKAFK; this is translated from the exons ATGACAAATTGGACTTTTGATCTGGAGGCCCCCGAGCCAAATGATGGAAATCCTGGTAATGGTACATATGAAGTCGAAGAGGAGCTTGACAGAGGCATGCACCAACCACCTCAAGAGCACGCTGCAGAGACCTCCTCCCGAGGACAACGAAGAAGCGAACGAAGACCCGCCTCCATGGAAAACATCTACGCCGAGATGTTGAGACACAATCAAATAATGGAAGACCGCCAAACAGAAATGATGCAAGCG TTTGTGGATGAAGCCACTCACAAGTTCAACGAACATGCTCCTACTATTGTTAAGAAGCTTACGAACAAAACCAAAACTTTGATTCGGAAAGTGACATATGAAGCATTGAAAGCTGTGAATGTGGCTCAATTTGAAGGGCCACGAGAATTTGTGGAATATGTTGCTACAGAATCTAAGAATTTGTTGCTAATCAATTCAATGAAGTTGTGGGATGGACTCAACCAATTTCCATCTTTCCATGCAGCTACAAAAATGGTGATTCCCACCTCCGCTCACTGGTCTAAGAAATACAACCATATAATCAAGGCCATGGATGAAAAGGTCTATAAGTTTGTTGGTGATTTGCCTTTGATACATATTGATGATATATCTAAAGCATTTAAGTAA